The segment CATGTAACGCGTAAAGCGGAAAAATGGACAACAAGTAAAACCAAAACCATTCGCTACTTACTTTGAAACTCTGTCACTTTGAAACTTTGCCACTTATCCCTATATTTGCACGCTTAAATACAATACTATGCAACTTTCAGAACAAGAAATCATTAGAAGAGACAAATTAAAATCTCTTCGCGAACTGGGAATCAACCCTTATCCTGCAGATTTATTTCCTGTAAACCATACTTCAAAACAGGTTAAGGAAAATTTTGAAGAAGGTAAGAAGGTTATTGTTGCCGGTCGTTTGATGAGTGTGAGAGATCAGGGAAAAGCCTGCTTTGCCGAATTGCAGGACAGCGAAGGCAGAATACAGTTGTATTTAAACCGTGATGTGATTTGTCCCGAAGAAGATAAAACGCTATATAATCAGGTTTTTAAAAAACTAACAGACTTAGGCGATTTTATTGGTATTGAAGGTGAATTATTCACTACACAAGTTGGCGCCAAATGTATTCGCGTTTCTAATTTTACTTTTTTAAGCAAAACATTACGCCCATTGCCTTTGCCAAAAACAGATGAAGAAGGAAATGTACATGATGCTTTTAATGATGCCGAATTGCGTTACCGAATGCGTTATGTAGATTTAGTTGTAAATCCGCATGTGAAAGAAGTTTTTATGAAAAGAACAAAACTGTTCACAGCCATGAGAACCTTCTTCAACAATGCCGGCTATATGGAAGTGGAAACTCCGGTTTTGCAATCTATTCCCGGTGGAGCAGCTGCGCGTCCGTTTATCACGCATCATAATAGTCTGGATATTCCTTTATACATGAGAATTGCAAACGAATTGTATCTGAAAAGATTAATCGTTGGTGGATTTGATGGCGTGTATGAGTTTTCTAAAAACTTCAGAAACGAAGGAATGGACAGAACGCACAATCCGGAATTTACTGCAATGGAAATATATGTAGCCTACAAAGACTACAACTGGATGATGGAAATGACCGAAAATCTTTTGGAATATTGTGCCAATGAAGTAAACGGAACAACTGAAGCTACTTTTGGCGAACACAAAGTAAACTTCAAAGCGCCGTATGCGAGAGTTACGATGACTGATGCCATCAAACAATTTACAGGTTTTGATATTTCGGGTAAAACCGAAGCTGAGCTTTTTGAAGCAGCCAAGTCAATGCACATTGAAGTGGATGAAACGATGGGTAAAGGAAAACTGATTGACGAGATTTTCGGAGCAAAATGCGAAGGAAACTTTATTCAGCCGACATTCATCACAGATTATCCAAAAGAAATGTCGCCTTTATGTAAAGAGCACAGAGATAATCCCGATTTGACTGAGCGTTTTGAATTAATGGTTTGTGGTAAAGAAATTGCAAATGCTTATTCAGAATTGAATGATCCAATTGACCAAAGAGGTCGTTTTGAAGCACAAATGGCTTTGGCAGAAAAAGGCGATGACGAAGCGAACGGAATTATAGATGAAGACTTTTTGCGTGCGTTAGAATATGGAATGCCACCAACTTCGGGGTTGGGAATTGGAATGGACAGATTAATTATGTTTTTGACCAATAACCCATCAATTCAGGAAGTATTGTTCTTCCCTCAAATGCGACCGGAGAAAAAACAAGTAGAATTAACTGATGACGAAAAACTTATCATTGGTTTATTAAAAAAAGAAAACAATCAACCGATAGCGCAACTCAAAGACAAATCGGCTTTAAGCGGAAAAAAATGGGACGCAGCCATGAAAGGTTTAGCAAAACACGGTTTAACCAAAGTAGCCGTTGACGGCGAAAACAAAACAGTCGTTTTGAATTAAAATAAAAAGGAACTCAATTGAGTTCCTTTTTTATAAAATTTTGTTAAGCATTAAACCTTTTAAAAACATCGTCGTCCTATCGGCACATTAATTTAAAAAACATATAAAATGAAAAAAGTAATTGTAGCCGCATTATTAGTTGTTGGAATAACAGCATTTGCTCAGGAAAAAGAAGGAAGAAGAGCCGGAAGAGAAAAATTAACTTCGGAACAAAAAGTTGATTATCAAGTAAAAAAACTGACTAAGGACTTGGATTTAAGCGAAAAGCAAGCCAAAGACGTTAAAGCTTTAGTGACTAAACAAGTAGCAAAAAGAGAAGCTAAAAAAGCTGAAATGCAAGAGCTTAAAGCTAAAAAAAGAGAAGAAATGAAAGCTCAAAGAGAAGCGGAACAAGCTGCAGTAAGTGCTGACATGAAAAAAATATTGACTGCTGAACAATATGCTAAATGGGAGAAAAATCGTGAAGAGAAAAAAGAAAGCATAAAAGAAAAGATGGCTGAAAGAAAAGAAAAAAGACAATTAAAAAATCTTCCTGAAAGTAAATAAAAAATAAATTTTGAGTTTACGTCAAAATAAATTAGTTTTGGAGTTATTAATTCAACTAAAATTTACACAATGAAAAAAATAATTGCTGCTTTAACATTGATGTTGGCATTTTCAATAAATGCAAATGCACAAGATAAACAAACTTCATCAGCCTATGATTTAGGAAAAAAACAAGCTGCTGAGTTATCTGAATTATTAGGATTAGACGCTACTAAAACTGAAAATTTTGCAAGACTTTTTGAACATAAAATCACTGTTCTTGAAGACATAAACTTAACACAAGAAAGAAAAGATGAGTTTTCAAGAGTTGTTGAAGCAAAAATAAGAGCTGCTTTGGAACCAAAACAAATGGAAAAATTAGAAAAAAACGAAGTGTTGTTTAAGAAATTAACACACTAATATTTTCAATATCTAAATAAAAAAAATCCTCTCGTTTAATAATGAGAGGATTTTTTTTATTTATAAACTTTTAGAAACTTTATCAATGGCGGCAATGGTAAAATCTAAATCTTCATAGGTTAAAGCATCCGTTATAAACCAGGTTTCATAAGCCGACGGCGCAATATAAACTCCCTCAAGCAATAAACCGTGGAAGAACTTTTTAAAGGTTTCGTTATCTCCGTTTTTTGCCGTGTTAAAATCATAAACAGGATTAGCATCAAAATGAACCGAAATCATTGAACCTACTCTATTGATAGTAAATACAATATTATTAGCCGTCAATACTTTTTCAATTCCTTTGTGCAGATATGCTGTTTTTTCCTCCAATCTTTTAAAAATATCCGAATCATTGTTTAAAGTCTGAAGCATAGCAAATCCTGCAGCCATCGCCAACGGATTACCCGAAAGCGTTCCTGCCTGATAAACCGGTCCAAGTGGTGATAGATAATTCATGATTTCATTTCTGGCCGCAAAGGCGCCAACAGGCAATCCGCCTCCGATAACTTTACCAAAACAAACAATATCGGCTTTGACATTGTACAATTCCTGAACACCGCCTTTTGCCAATCGGAATCCGGTCATTACTTCATCAAAAATCAATAGCGTACCATTCTCATCACAAAGTTGTCTTAACGACTGTAAAAAGCCTGCTGAAGGTGGCACACAGCCCATATTTCCGGCAACCGGTTCAATAATAATAGCGGCTATTTCATTTTTATTGGCGCTGAATAATGCTTTTACATTTTCCAAATCATTAAAACCTGCAAGCAAGGTGTCTTTTGCTGTTCCCTGAGTAACTCCGGGAGAATTTGGTGTTCCAAATGTACTCGCGCCACTTCCGGCCTGGATTAAAAAGGAATCCGAATGCCCGTGATAACAACCGGCGAATTTTATAATTTTATCTCTTTTGGTAAAACCTCTTGCCAAACGAATTGCACTCATACAAGCTTCGGTTCCCGAATTCACAAAACGGATTTTATCAATATTTGGCACCATCGAAACTGCCAGTTCAGCAATCTTTGTTTCCAATTCTGTTGGCATTCCAAATGAAGTTCCTTTTTTTGCTTTTTCAATGATGGCATCAACAACCGGTTGAAAAGCATGGCCTAAAATCATTGGTCCCCAGGAATTGATATAGTCAATTAATCGGTTATCGTCTTCATCATAAAGATAGGCACCTTTGGCACTTTTTGCAAAAATGGGTGTTCCGCCAACACCTTTAAAAGCTCTTACAGGTGAATTTACGCCGCCTGGAATAACTTTTTCGGCTTCAGCAAATAACTGACTGCTTCTTTGATAAATCATATTTGAAATGTGTATTTTATTTTGAAAATTATTTGACAATCACACTTTGACCAAGCGAAATAGTATTGTCAGTTAGGTTGTTTTTTCGCTTCAATTCGTCGATTGAAATGTTGAATTTTTTTGAAATTGAATATAACGAATCGCCTTTGACGACAGTATATTTTTGAACATCACTGTTATAGGCAATTGGCTTATTAACAACCGGCACATAGTCTTTCCCTAAAACCTCTGCATCAAATCTGCCCAATTGATATTTTTCAATTAAACCAATTAGCTTGTCCGGATATTTTGTATCGGTTGCATAACCCGCAGCTTTCAACCCATAAGCCCAGCTTTTGTAATCGTCTTTTTGAAACTCAAAAAGCTCTGCATATCTTGGTCTGCTCGTTAAGAAATAAGAATGGTCTTTGAAAGATTCGCTTGGTTGATTATACTTTCTAAAACATTCGTTTTCTTCATCATCTGTATATTTTATACTTGGCCCTGTCCATTCTTTATGGCATTTAATCCCAAAATGATTATTGGCCTGAACACTCAACGGACCAGTTCCGGCACCTGATTCTAATATGGCTTGGCCCAAAGTAATACTGGCAGGAATTCCTGTTCTAATCATATTATCTTTGGCAACACTTTTATAATTTTCGATGTAGGCTAAAACCATTTCGGTAGTTGCCTTAACTCTTGTTGTTGCTTCTAAAACTTCTGTAGCAGTTGAATAATTACCAACAGTTGGCGAATCTTTTTTAGTAATTGCCACCGGATTTTTCATTGTTGCAGGTCTGTAAATTGGCTTTCTGACTCTTTGCACAACCGGAGTTTCTGTCTTTCTGGGATCAGATTTTGTAGTTCTGACTACAGCATGATTTGCGCTACATGAAACAACAAAAATCATAAGTAGTAGTAAAGGGGCTTTCTTAATCATAAACATTAATTTGTAATTGTTTTTTTTGTTTTAATAATTTATTCATTCCGGCTATTCCTTGTAAACCGCCAGTATGTATAACCAGTATTTTTGAGTTTTCCGGGAAATAATTTTTTGTAATTAAATCCATAACTCCAAACATCATTTTCCCAGTGTAAATTGGGTCTAACGGAATTCCATGCTTTTTATAAAACTCGTTGATAAACTCTATTAATTCTTCCGAAACTTTAGCATAACCTCCAAAATGATACGCTGTAATTAAATCCCAGTTTGACTTGGAAACAAATTTACAAATATCTTCTCTTAAAAAGTCACCCATTAATGCCGGAAAACCCAAAACTTGTTGACTATTTTTTGAACAATTTATAAGTCCCGAAATGGTTCCGCCGGTTCCAATCGCGCAGCAAATATAATCGAACTTTTCATCGGTTTTTGTTAAAATTTCTTCGCAGCCTTTTACCGCTAAATCATTGGTTCCGCCTTCGGGAATTAAATAAAAATCGTCAAATTTTTCTGCTAATTGCTGAATGAATTCCGGATTGTTTTTATCTCTGTAAATTTCCCTGCCCACGAACTCAAATACCATTCCGAAATCCTGAGCTTTCTGCAAGGTTGGGTTTTCAGAAATTTTGTCTTGCAGCTCTTCACCTCTTATGATTCCGATAGTTCTAAATCCTTGCTCATTTCCTGCAGCGGCTACTGCCAAAATATGATTGGAAAAAGCGCCTCCAAAAGTCAAAAGTGTTTGCTTATTTTCTCTTTTGGCTTGCGCCAAATTGTACTTTAATTTTCTGAATTTATTCCCTGAAATATGAGGATGAAGTAAGTCTTCTCGTTTTATATAAAGCGAGATACTCGTATTTTCTAAATCGATTTTTTGATTAGTACTTTCCAAAAAAGATATTTTTTCAAAAGTAGTTTATGCAAATCATTTAACATAAAAAAAGTGATTATAAATCGCTTTTTGAAATACTGTTAGTTAGATGAAACTATGATTTTTTGTCCGATGCTTTTCCCATCGTCCGACTGAATTTTGACTAAATAAACTCCGGTACTTAAAGAAGCTGTGGAAAATTCATAACTGCTTGCCGAACCCAATTTCACTTTATTAAACAATAATTTACCGGTAATATCAAATAAGGTAACCGATTTTATGTCTAATAAATTTGGATTCGAAACGGTCATTAATTGACTGGTATTGTTTTGAAAAACAATTACATTTTCTCTTGTTGGATTAGAAGCCGACAAAGCATCATTTCTAAATGTAATTTCAAATCGATCGCTGTATGTTCCTTCCGGTAAAACAAATTCATATTCAGCATTTTTTATATCGTGATATAAATCGGTTACTTTATCATATAAATAAATGTTCTCCGCCTGATCAAAATTTATAATTTCTGCTACCGTAATTTTGAAAGAAGCATTAGTTGTAGATTTAAAAGTTACCGGTAATCTTTTGTTTTCATCAAATTGAATTACTGAAATAACATAATCTTTATCATTTAAGAAAAAATTCATGTCCAATGTTGTCTCATCAGGATTTTGTGCATCTTTTGCATGATCAACACCGTCCGTAGCTTCACTATCAAAAGCCAAAACAACTTGCTTAATTGCCTGATTATTTAACAAAGTATTAAACCTAATTTGAGGCACTTCTGCTGTTGAAACTGTTGTGTAATCAAAACCGGAAACTGACATAATAGGCGGTAAGAAATCAGCATTATCAGTGCGAGAAACCGGTACATTTCTTTCAAAAACTGAAGTTGAAACATTTTCTTTATGAAAGGCTCTGTAAGAGTTTTTCATAGTAACTGTTGTTCCCGAAGCATTACCCATAATCATAAAACCCTGCCCTACAGGGCAAAACATTCTTGCGTAACTATTGTTTGGAGAAGATTCTGTTAAAGGCAATAGATTACCTGATATGTCATAAGAATAAAATTTTGCAGGAACATATATACCTGTTCCTCCTCTTGAAACAGGAGAAAATGTTCCATAACCTCCTCTATAGGCTAGCAATGCATGTGAGGCTACCGTTTTATCATGCTCCCAAAAATAAGCAATACCTGTGCAATTAGTTGCATCAGTTAAAAATGCTGATAAATCAATAGCAGATGGATAAGGATTCCCGGTTAAGGTTAAATTATTATTAGCAACAGTAATCGTTATGTCACCATCATTAGGTTTTCCTCTAAAATCATAGCGTTGTTTACTTCCCGCATTATTAACAGCAGTTTCTCCAACATCAGTTGCATCAGAACCACTGGTTCCTTTCATAGTAAACCCTTGACCAGCGGCAATATTTGATGAACTATAAGAATGAGACCATCCTGCATAATCCGGCATCGCTAAAAATCTAAAAATCCAATAGTTAGATACTGTAAGTGCTCCCGCGGATGAAGAACCATTATAACCAGTTGTAATTGTAGCTGCATTACTTGATGAATTTGTTGTCGGCACATGTAACATTGTTATTCCAAAATCTTCATTACCAACACCGGCAGAAGCATTTCCTACTGGCGCACACCAATAATTATAAGCATAATTGTTAGATGTTCCTTCTTGAAAAACAGATAATTTACCAGCACCCGTATTAGTGGAGGTCGAAGTTGTTCCTTGTATAAACTGACCTTCATTTCTCAAATAGAAATTACTGTTAGTATCAAGTTCTAAATTTCCTTTTGCATAAACAACCGCTCCTTTGTCAAAAATATAGCTGCCATTCTTCACGTATAACTGCGCGACAACTGAGTTTACAAAAAATAAAACGCTAAGTGTAAATAGAGTTGTTTTCATTGTTAAATGTTAATTTTCAAATGTACAAATATTTTTATATCTGCCTCATTTTCAAGATAACAAAAAACAGACACAATCAGGAACAAAATACATATAAATTAAACCATTTCATTTTCTACAGATAGTTTGTGCTTTTATTGTTAATTTTTTTAATAAAAAAACGTTTAACTGATTTTCATTTAAAAAAAACATATTCTATCTTGCTTTTTATGTTTATTGCTTTTTGACAAAACAATCACTAGTAAAAATTTGTGTTTTAAAAATATGAGGGATTTTCCTAATAATTATTTTTGTTAAATCAATTATTGTGGCAGTATATTTATATTATTTTTTTATTATCCTCGTTTTTTTTAGAAAAATAACGAAACTTATGACTATTAATCTGTTAATTTATAGAATAAGATTATCTTTGTAGATTCGGATTATTAATACCATCAGGGTATTTTAAAATATTTCAGAAAATTTATATCAAATTAAAAAATGATACCAATTAAAGATTGATGATTATTTATGAGGAAGAATTACTTTGCTGTTTATGAAAAATTAAAACTCAAAACCTTACTAGTTTTGGCTATTATTTTGATTTTTAATTGTGCTGATGCGATTGCCCAATGCAGCAATTATCAGGTGTATGAGAGTATAGGAACAGCTCTTCCAACTAGTGGTGGTACTTGGGCCGATAATTCAATAACTTATGGTGTTGGAAGCGCAAGAACAGGTTATTACAGTTTAACTTTTGATGCCGCCGGTGATTATATCAGAACGCCACAAATTGCAAATCCGGGATTATTTTCTTTTTGGTACAGAAGACAAGCTACATCAACCGGGACTCCTCAATTTCAGGTTCAGACATCACCTGACGGCGTTGGTTCTTGGTCAGCGGCAGTAGCAACAACAGGTACTTTTACAACAACTTACCAACAATTAACAGTTGATTTGGGAGCTTTAGCGCTAACTAATGTATATGTTAGAATAGTTGACACAAGAGGTTCAGGAACCGCAGCTAGATATGTTGATGACATTGCATGGACTTCTGCTACAACAACTAATACGCTTATTCCGGCATTAGCGAATTGTGGTCAAACCATTGCTTGTGGCACAACCTATACTTTTACGGATTCAGGTACTGCAAACGATAATTACAATTACACAGTAACAGGAACTGCTACTGCTACAGATTACACCATTACTTTTACGCCATCAGTAGGAACAAATAAGATTCAAATGGCTTTTAGTGCCTTTGATACCCAAAGTGGAGTTGATGGAATGGTCATTTATAATGGACCTAATACTTCCTCCCCAATTTTTGATTCAGGTCTTGGTGTTGGATCCAATGCTACAAATTGTCCGGCTGGTTCCTATTATGGCACGACAAGCCCGGGAACAATAACTTCAACAGATGCAACCGGAACGATTACAATTCGTTTTAGATCTGATACTACAACTGGTGCAGCTGGAACTAATCTGGGTTGGCTATCTAGTGTAACTTGTGTAAACCCTTGTACTACACCGGCAAATCAACCAACATCACTAAACTTTTCATCTATAACCGGTACTTCATTAAGTGGCTCTTTTACGGCTGCAGCTACTGCTCCAAGTGGTTATTTAGTTGTGAGAAGTACTAGTGCTACGCCTCCAACACTTACCGACGGAACGACCTATGCAGTTGGATATACTGGTTTAACACCAGGAACTACTACTGTTATTCAGGGGAGTGCCCTTACCAGCAACGGGGTGTCTTTTTCTGACTCTGGTTTAGTGGGAAATACACAATATTACTATTATGTATTCTCATACAACAATGCTTGCGTTGGTGCGCCATACTATTTGACAACTTCACCGCTTACTAATAGTGCTGTAACTTGTCCCGCAATACCTAATACTGTAGCAACGGCTAGTTTAAGCTACAGCGGTTTTACGCTGAACTGGGCTACACCAACGGGAGGTTCTGCTTCAGCAATAACTTACACTGTTCAAGTTACTACCGATGCAGGTTATACTGCAAATATTCCTGGCTCGCCTTTTTCTATTGCAGCTCCAACGGTTACTAAAGTGATAACTGGCTTGGCTGCAAATACACCTTATTATTATAGAATTCTTGCAAGTAATGGATGTAGTAGTGCTTATGTAAGTGGAAGTGTTACAACATCATTAGCGCCTTGTACTACCCCATCAAATCAACCAACAGTCCTAACTTTTTCATCTATAACAGGGACTTCATTAAATGGTGCTTTTACTGCAGCAGCTACTCCTCCAAGCGGTTATTTAGTTGTTAGAAGCACTAGTGCAACAGCTCCAACACTTACTGATGGAGTAACTTATGCTATTGGATATACTGGTTTAGCACCGGGAACTACTTATGTTATTCAAGGTAGTGCAGTTACCAGTAATGCTGTATCTTTTTCTGACACTGGTTTAGCCGGAAATACACAATACTATTATCATGTATTCTCTTATAATAGTGGTTGTGTTGGCACACCCTATTACTTAGCAACTTCACCTCTTACTAGCAGTGCTATAACTTGCCCAGCAATACCTAATACTGTAGCTACAGCTAGTATTACTTCTACTGGTTTTACTCTGAACTGGACTGTTCCAACGGGTGGTTCTGCTTCGGCTATAACCTATACTGTTCAAGTTACTACCGATGCAGGTTATACTGCAAATATTCCTGGTTCACCTTTTTCTATTGCGGCTCCTACGGTTACTAAAGTTGTAACTGGATTATCATCAAGCACAACTTATTATTATAGGATTCTTGCAAGTAATGGGTGTAGTAGTGCTTATGTAAGTTCAAGTGTTACTACATCAGTAGGCAATCCTTGTACTAGCGCCACAACATTGGCTTGTGCAACAAGTGGTTTGGCAAGCACTACAGTTGGTAGCACGAGCTATGCTTATACTGCAGGATGTGACCCAAGTAATTATGGAAAATGGTTTACTTTCGTCGGTGATGGAAATCAAACAACCATTACATCTGTAGGAACCGGAGGTTTTGATCAGGAAATGACTATTTCAAGTGGAAGCTGTGGAAGCTTGACCAACATAAGCTGTCACGATGTAGGCTTAAGTAACGGAACAGAAACCGCTACTTTCACTGCTATTTTAGGGACAACTTATTATGTCTACGTTGCTTATTGGTACTCCGCAGGAACCAGCACGGATACGGGTACATTCACCATTTCAAGAACCTGTACTACGCCACCGCCGCCAGTAACCAATGATGAACCATGTACAGCAATCTCATTGACCGTAAATTCTTCATGTAGTTATGCCAGTTACACTAATGCCGGAGCAACTGCTACATCAGGCGTAACAGCTCCAGGATGTGCCAGTTATTCTGGTGGTGATGTTTGGTTTAGTGCTGTTGTCCCTTCAAACGGCATATTAGAAATCGACACTAACACAGGCACTATGCTTGACAGTGGAATGGCTATTTACACCGGAACCTGTAGCAGTTTGACTTTGGTTGCTTGTGATGATGACAGTAGCACAAATGGCGCTATGTCCTATTTACAAGGAAGCGGATTAACTGCCGGAAGTACCGTTTATATAAGAATCTGGGAATACAGTAATGATAATCAGGGAACTTTTGGAATTTGTGTAACTTCTCCACCGCCACCAGCAAACAATGATTGCAGCGCACCAACAACT is part of the Flavobacterium sangjuense genome and harbors:
- the hemL gene encoding glutamate-1-semialdehyde 2,1-aminomutase: MIYQRSSQLFAEAEKVIPGGVNSPVRAFKGVGGTPIFAKSAKGAYLYDEDDNRLIDYINSWGPMILGHAFQPVVDAIIEKAKKGTSFGMPTELETKIAELAVSMVPNIDKIRFVNSGTEACMSAIRLARGFTKRDKIIKFAGCYHGHSDSFLIQAGSGASTFGTPNSPGVTQGTAKDTLLAGFNDLENVKALFSANKNEIAAIIIEPVAGNMGCVPPSAGFLQSLRQLCDENGTLLIFDEVMTGFRLAKGGVQELYNVKADIVCFGKVIGGGLPVGAFAARNEIMNYLSPLGPVYQAGTLSGNPLAMAAGFAMLQTLNNDSDIFKRLEEKTAYLHKGIEKVLTANNIVFTINRVGSMISVHFDANPVYDFNTAKNGDNETFKKFFHGLLLEGVYIAPSAYETWFITDALTYEDLDFTIAAIDKVSKSL
- the lysS gene encoding lysine--tRNA ligase, with product MQLSEQEIIRRDKLKSLRELGINPYPADLFPVNHTSKQVKENFEEGKKVIVAGRLMSVRDQGKACFAELQDSEGRIQLYLNRDVICPEEDKTLYNQVFKKLTDLGDFIGIEGELFTTQVGAKCIRVSNFTFLSKTLRPLPLPKTDEEGNVHDAFNDAELRYRMRYVDLVVNPHVKEVFMKRTKLFTAMRTFFNNAGYMEVETPVLQSIPGGAAARPFITHHNSLDIPLYMRIANELYLKRLIVGGFDGVYEFSKNFRNEGMDRTHNPEFTAMEIYVAYKDYNWMMEMTENLLEYCANEVNGTTEATFGEHKVNFKAPYARVTMTDAIKQFTGFDISGKTEAELFEAAKSMHIEVDETMGKGKLIDEIFGAKCEGNFIQPTFITDYPKEMSPLCKEHRDNPDLTERFELMVCGKEIANAYSELNDPIDQRGRFEAQMALAEKGDDEANGIIDEDFLRALEYGMPPTSGLGIGMDRLIMFLTNNPSIQEVLFFPQMRPEKKQVELTDDEKLIIGLLKKENNQPIAQLKDKSALSGKKWDAAMKGLAKHGLTKVAVDGENKTVVLN
- a CDS encoding glucosaminidase domain-containing protein; the protein is MIKKAPLLLLMIFVVSCSANHAVVRTTKSDPRKTETPVVQRVRKPIYRPATMKNPVAITKKDSPTVGNYSTATEVLEATTRVKATTEMVLAYIENYKSVAKDNMIRTGIPASITLGQAILESGAGTGPLSVQANNHFGIKCHKEWTGPSIKYTDDEENECFRKYNQPSESFKDHSYFLTSRPRYAELFEFQKDDYKSWAYGLKAAGYATDTKYPDKLIGLIEKYQLGRFDAEVLGKDYVPVVNKPIAYNSDVQKYTVVKGDSLYSISKKFNISIDELKRKNNLTDNTISLGQSVIVK
- a CDS encoding T9SS type A sorting domain-containing protein, coding for MKTTLFTLSVLFFVNSVVAQLYVKNGSYIFDKGAVVYAKGNLELDTNSNFYLRNEGQFIQGTTSTSTNTGAGKLSVFQEGTSNNYAYNYWCAPVGNASAGVGNEDFGITMLHVPTTNSSSNAATITTGYNGSSSAGALTVSNYWIFRFLAMPDYAGWSHSYSSSNIAAGQGFTMKGTSGSDATDVGETAVNNAGSKQRYDFRGKPNDGDITITVANNNLTLTGNPYPSAIDLSAFLTDATNCTGIAYFWEHDKTVASHALLAYRGGYGTFSPVSRGGTGIYVPAKFYSYDISGNLLPLTESSPNNSYARMFCPVGQGFMIMGNASGTTVTMKNSYRAFHKENVSTSVFERNVPVSRTDNADFLPPIMSVSGFDYTTVSTAEVPQIRFNTLLNNQAIKQVVLAFDSEATDGVDHAKDAQNPDETTLDMNFFLNDKDYVISVIQFDENKRLPVTFKSTTNASFKITVAEIINFDQAENIYLYDKVTDLYHDIKNAEYEFVLPEGTYSDRFEITFRNDALSASNPTRENVIVFQNNTSQLMTVSNPNLLDIKSVTLFDITGKLLFNKVKLGSASSYEFSTASLSTGVYLVKIQSDDGKSIGQKIIVSSN
- a CDS encoding 1-aminocyclopropane-1-carboxylate deaminase/D-cysteine desulfhydrase gives rise to the protein MESTNQKIDLENTSISLYIKREDLLHPHISGNKFRKLKYNLAQAKRENKQTLLTFGGAFSNHILAVAAAGNEQGFRTIGIIRGEELQDKISENPTLQKAQDFGMVFEFVGREIYRDKNNPEFIQQLAEKFDDFYLIPEGGTNDLAVKGCEEILTKTDEKFDYICCAIGTGGTISGLINCSKNSQQVLGFPALMGDFLREDICKFVSKSNWDLITAYHFGGYAKVSEELIEFINEFYKKHGIPLDPIYTGKMMFGVMDLITKNYFPENSKILVIHTGGLQGIAGMNKLLKQKKQLQINVYD